The sequence CCggcgggaaacatccacgtcaCGCCAAAGGAGTTGAGCGACGGCAGCGGCTGCGGATTGGAAGCAAAAAAGTGGAGCGCCCCGTTGTCGTCTCCCGCCTGCGAGTGCGACTGGATGCATGGCGAGTGAGATGGGGGAGGCAAAGGGGTGAGGGGAGGACTGAGCATTGAGGATTCCAGCTGAGAGAACGGGAAGGGCGGCGCGGCCGACGAGCAAGTGTTTGGACTGAAAAACTTCTCTGGTCCAAAATACTCTACTTTGGTCGCCCCCGATCCCCAAATGGGCCAGTGAGATTCTTGGATGCTTTGTTTCGGTTGCAAGGGGAAAGTGTCTAGAACCGGGCCCGGTTTTTGGGTTGCTGACTTCAGCGAGGGTAAAAGTTGGCGGGTCCCAATTTGAGTCGGCCAGGGCATCTCCGACAATGGGCTTGGGGTCTTGCAGCTCGAACCCAAATCCCAATTTTGCAGCTCTCCGCAGCTCTCGCTCCACTTGTGTAAATCAGGGTTGAAATTTTGACCGGAGTTGACGTCCCAGTTCGGGCTGCTGTAAAATTCAGCCTCCGCATCGTCGCAGCTTCTCTCTTTCTCGCCGCACTCCAACCACTCGAAGGTGTTTGTGCTCCGTCTTGCAGAAAAGAAGGAGGTCACGTGTATTTTTTCTTGACTCCCAAATTGCTGAGGGAAGTCCTGGGGGGGGGGACCCATCACAGGTATCAGGTGGAAGGAGGGTCTTTCGGGATGATGGGGATGGCGATTGGAAAATTGCTGAGTGGACCAAAAGTCATCATCCATTGTGGCTGTTTGTTTAACTATAGGagagatgcaaaaaaaagttATGCATTTTGAAAAGCATTTTTACAGCGTTATTGCAGAACGGCGATTTTGGTTTGATTTTCTCATTTCCAAATTCTACTCtttaaatatattaataatatatttgggggggggggtttacatCAACCATTTGGCTCTATTGTGACAAAATGAAACACATGAGAACTACTTTTTAGTTGTTGTTGGACCCATCGCTGGGTTAACTGCGCCACCCGATTCGTGTTACATTTGACCAAATATTCGAAAAAACTGAAAGCTCGTACATGACGTCTGGATGTGATCAAAAACCGGCACAAAGAAAAGGATAGTAAAATCCACCAGAACTGATTGCAAATAATTAATTTAAGTTAaataagcaaaaataaaaaaaaatacaacttactTTGtaattatcaaagtcaaagtctgctttattgtcaatcccttcataagAATGGTCAGATTTGTGTTTAAAGCATTGCACGACACGATAGAAAGCGTTGACGAGTGGAAAGACGGAATGTATTCAAACTTAGTacgcatttttttttggtgtgtgtgtttttaccggTTTTCGGCGCTCGTGTCTTGTGCGGGTCGTCCTCATTCTCCGCTATCTTGTCTTGGATGACCTCTCTCAGCCCATCGTCTCTGCGCAGCtgccttctttttttgtgcGTCACCTGAAAGTTTGCGCACGCCCACAAAGACGAGTACAAAGACAGTGTCACACGGAACTAAAACAAAAGACACGCAGGCGCTGCAAACCGCATACATCGCtctttcacaaacacacacacttaacacTAAAGACAGGTGTCAGAAGAGAGCCGCAATGTCGTGATGTTGCCGCTTTGCCTTTTCGTCGTCGTGGTAACCACATCCTGAGGAAACAAACACTGACGGATCTCCCTCCTCTCGTCTATGTTTAAGTCGACATGCCCCccctcccgttttttttttccatctcgtTGTCTTCATCGCTTTTTCACACTTACTTTGCTTTCTTCTTGTCTTTAGCCGGCTGGCTGTTGTCACCTACGCTCATCTGGCCCTGCATGCAACTGAGTCATGCTGGTTTTCCTCTCTGGGGTCACAATGAACAATTTAAGAGTCTTCAATCAGATAAAGTGCTTTTGAAATGTGCTAATATTTCTGCTGTTTAATATTTGATGGCGGGGTGGTTAAAAGATGATACAAGACAAGGATGGGTGGACTTTCAATTGCCATCTGAAGAACAAAGTACAAAAGTACAAATAATTTCCGGATGGGGAAGCTGCAAAACTTCTTAGCTTTGATGAAAAGTCAACAGGCACAATAGCACCCTCTAGTGGACCAACGTATACGTATACCCAAACGACTGAAAATTGAATTAACGACCAACTACTAATAAACTCATACATTGTCTTCCTTCTCTTCACTTAGGATCCCTAATTTACAGTAATTAAGTCACAAATTACGTATCGGACTGAAACAAGGAAGGTCACTCGGGGAAGGCGGCCTGCTAATGCTAACGGGCTAGCAGTCTAGTAGCAGGTCGCAAAAAGAAACTGTTTAGTGTATTTCTATGAAACCTCTCTGTCAAGTACTAAACACTGCCTGAATCTATTCATTCAAGGATttgctgaaacaaacaaaataaatatatatatatatacaagaaAAGTAAGCAATACAATACCCAAAGCTATCAAATCGTTCGCGTGTTAAACGGCCGAAATATCTGTCGAGGTCTctggtgcagcagcagcagcaggaataataatatattttatatatatataaaataatatatatatatgtatatatatatgtttgtatTGCGTGTGGAATGTCTATTACACTGACATTAGAATCTTATAAAACTTTTTCCACtttaaaagactttttttttcttggtatggcgccgtgagtggctgcctcccagcagtgttctctcttttcctctttatttccttcttttctcctttttctttctgtctttttgtccattcggcgatgctggtgccttctaccgcacctcggtatctcttcggattgtatatgtatatattttattctTCCTAGGACCGGGACCATCGGTTGAGCCGGCGTAACTCTATGatggcttcctgcttatccggccctcgccttggccttgcagccgcaacccctgcggggagtcttttagctttgatggcttgtgtgtcttttgtatacccactctgtagtgtggatactgctggggcctgaatttccccacccctggtgatcaataaatattcaatcaatcaatcaaaaataaTCCAATTCACGTCACTagttcgccttttttttttttttggttttctcaCACTACTAAAATAGTTATATTGTTCTTCCTTAAAACAGAGTAATAACATGAATACATGTAAATAAACTGTTCCTGCCTCAAAATGTAGTACTTTAATTTATCAAACTTCTCCTATTAATCATCTCACAATCCCTCAATAAATTATGTTAGTTTTTTTGCACAAGCTAAAATATACAGGGtgtttgtgttagcattaaggtaGCTTTGGAATTAAAGGCAAAGTTTGTTTGGTTCTTGTTGAAATTGTCAGATGAGTGAGCGAGTCAGACTGAGAATTGGCCTTGAGTGTCAATGGAGGCGGCTGAGGCAATATGTCGGGCTTGATTCCCAGCAGTCACCTTCAAACTTCCCCTCTCGACACCACAACGACCCCAAATTTCCTCCACACCTTTTTGACATTTAAGACACCATCAAGTTGAACAGAAACACATAACGAAATAATGAAAGTGCTGCTAAACACATTTGCACTTTTTGGCATACCCAATAATTAAACGCAAGTCAGTACAGAActttttgtttattcatttcCGTGACCATTTTGTCATGAACGCCTTAGTGTGAGAACAACATACAGGTTCAAACTTTCAAtctgatgtttaaaaaaatgactataaaagttactttcaaaaaaaaaaaaaaaacatccaaacaGCTCACATAGAAACGGCCAAACAACAATGAcggaatgtaattttttttcgtAAACAATCTGCATATTCACGGAGTGCATGTGTGAAAGGTAGCCAGCTTCTAAAAACCAATCAAATGCAAGTAGACTGGCCAATGTgcaatatataatttttttttttacctaattTAGTTCTGTAAAACGTGTCAAGACGAATGTGAATCTTTTGAACAAGCTACATTATTTGCAAAACTATTGATTCAACATTAATCATCTGGCGCCATCTTTAGCCATTGTAGGGGAACTGCAGGAGGACGCCTTGTCCAGGTCCCAGGGTGAGTTTGTCCAGGTCCACCGTCGAGTCGGTCTCCATTTCTGGATCCGTGGACATCTTGACCGTAGCCATTTTTGGTAACTCCACTTTTtctgctgggaaaaaaaaagttaagtaaATTCAGAGATTTGTTGATagcgtaaaaaaaaatgaagaaataaaataattacaacCATCCAGCAATACTATTATAGTGTGTACACACACTATAATAATTCTTCCCATTCTACTGAGGTTCACCAGTTGGAGACAATTCACTTTGCTTCTGATATAAAACTTATACAAATTTTGTGTCAAATTCAAATGTATTCAATACATTTAgttatatacatttattttattcatataaatAATTTATATAAGAAATAAAAACGTCTTGTTATTTCCGAAATAAGAAAAAATCTTCTGGGTATGGCTAAACTACGCCCTGGCAGACTAATTTagagaaaataaaccaacttGATTAGCACGGCAATACTTGCCTGTCGGCGCTAGTGCGAGCTGGAGTGTCTCTGACGCGTTGCCCCAGTTGACCGCCGTGATATATCTTTCGCTCTGGTCCCACAGGCGCAGGAAAGCGAGCGAGGAGACGGAGGACTGGAGAGTGTAGTAGTCGCCATAAAGGAGGGAGCGCTCTTTGCCTCGCAGGTCGCTGAGGGATCTGAACCACTTCCTCACGCCGACGTACTCCTTGCGCTGAGCCTGTGCAAAGCGGCAAGCGTGAGAACCAAACGTTCTCTTTCACGAACGTCGGGCTTCCTCAAGCGCTAGCCACCTCTGCGGTTTCATTGCCGGGGGCTCCTTCGGCGGCGGGGTCCTCCTCGAGGTTCCACACCATTTTGGGAGATTTTTCACCCTAATGGAGGGCGCAAATACACGCGGTCAATTTCGTTAGCAATTCCACCAAAGGCCTAACAAGTACAAGCtccgccactagatggcagaagaaaCCATTTTGCTCAAATAAACAGGCCCAGATTTCACTCTGGAGAAATTTGACACGAAATGGAGATCATCATGCTTTCAGTATTCATATCCTTTGCTCCGTTTGGTTTGTTGGTGTGCTAtaaattttgtctttttcttgtttCAATACCAAAAGTGGATTTTAAGCCACTGTGGCCAAGTCTGgatcataaaaataaataaataaaaataaaagcccaAAACGGCCTTACATCCATCTGAAGGCCAATCTCGTCCCCATAGCTAAAGACAGGCGTTCCGGGCATGGTGAAGAGCAGCAGCTGGTAGAGGCGGATCAGCGCCTGAGATACGGCCCGTTTAGACAGCTGATCCCCCTGGGCGGCGCCGAGACCCCAGGCCAGACTTCTCTGGTCGGCGTGCAGAATGTTCAAAGCGTTGATACGCTCCCCACCTTTTGGGGATCAATTGGCTGTCAATTGCCTGCAATGGACGACGCTGGGGAGTGTGTGAGCGTGCGCCAACCTACCTTGACTCTTGGCGCTGAGCAGGTCCGACAGCACCAGATCAGCGCCGGTGGTGTTGACCAGCTGGGAGAGCTCTGCGGCCGAAACGCCTTGGGCCACGCCCATCAGCATCCTGGAGAAGGCAGCTGCGGTTAGGACATAACCTGAATGCTAAGATTCTCGCCCGTgtccattataaaaaaaaattcctggTGTGTGGCAGGGCTGAACAATTTTGAGGAATCATCAACTTGCGTATTGTTGCCCCTCAATATTCTTCTTGCTGTTTTCtcttaacaaacaaaaaaaaagattgaatctGCGTTATGGTAAACAATACCTTTAGGCCTCTTCTTTTCTTCAAAGCTTGAATAGGAGCAAACAACTGAATTGGAAGTCTGATTACACAAGAACCCATGTACAGCCATTACGCAAGAGTTGACTTTGAAGCCCTCGCTGTTTGTCTCCGGCTAAGCCTCCTCCCTCCCCGCGGAGCTGGAATGCTTTTCAGCAACAGCGTCTAAATGCCAAACCTAAACATTCCCACGAGTCTTGGAAATCATCCCAAACTGCTTTGAGGGGGGAAACTACCTTTGTCGACCGAAAGAGTGGTAAAGTGCAATTACTTTTTCTCGGCGTCCCCGTCGGTGTCATTGCCCTTAACCACGGCCAGCAATTGCGACAAGTCCCCAGCGTTGGAGGCCGTGGCGAGGTCGGCGATCTTGATGCCGTCCACACCCAGCTTGAGCCAGTACTCCGCCGCCTCCTGCGAGACGCAAGGAGACGTTTAAGCTGATGGGGAAACAACCATTGGGAAAAATGTTCGATCTGAGTGAGCCCCAACCTGGACGCGGTCCAGCACATTGTTGATGTCGCTGGTGCCGAACCACGGGGAAGCTCCCGGGTAGTTTGGAGTCAAGTCGAGCACCACAGAAATACCTAAAATCGTAAggaaagctctcaatttatGCAAATAGGATTATTTTCTGTGTATAAGAAAAGTTATAAGTGAGCCAAATATTCTAAGCGAAGATatttttgggctttttttgGTCAGACcccaagatgccacaagatggcgccaaagccctAGCAACACCTAAATAATTGTTGCAAAAGGCAATTTGAAGCATTTTGACGGCCATTAGTTATCCAGTGTAACAGCACCCACCCTTCTTGCGGGCCTTCTCCAGCACAGCGATCAGGTCTTTCTCACTCCCCTGAGTCGGGTCGATCTGCTTCAGGTTGAGAGTGCTCGGCTGGTCGGCCTGCACGGTGTGAAAAGGGCCGAGCACCAAAGCTTTCACCTTCAACTGGTTCACGCTGTCCAGTTTTTGCTCGATACCTGCGCGAGGAGAGAGCAGATGGGAATGTTTGCCGGATGAGGAGGCCGATCGTGTTGACACGAGGGAGGAATACGTGAACAATTGTCGCCTAGCGGCCATGTGAGAACAAAAAGATCCTTTATGAGGGGGACAGGTCATGCGTGGTGGTGGTACTTGGAATCCTGCCAAGGATCTGTTGGAACGCTGAATAAATGCCGCCGCCTTCTAAAGGAGGACCAAAATGTGGAAACTAAAGCGCTGAGCTTAGCTAAAGCTGTAAAACTAGCAGGCCACGGCGAGCTACACATAAAAATCACCGCAGTTGCTTAACCTTCATCTGATATCAGAGCACATGATACGAAAGAAATGACTCAGGGCTTTTAGTGTCCTTTAGACACCACGTGTCAGCAGTTTGCTATGAAGCCGGCCTGTGAGAACTTGAGCCGGGTCTCGGGACACGTGATGTCTCGTGAAGTCTATTTCGAGGAGGTTATCAAGGGTGAAAAACCGGTGCCTCGCAATCTTAATGTTAAGAGTCACAAAGCAATATACCAGCCAATCCTTCGGAGAAAGCCTCAACGTCAGAGATCTGGTACAGAGGTCCCTGGTTCCACCAGTTCATCTCCGGGATGGGTTTGCAGCGTGGGGCTTTGACAATGATGGCGATGGCGCCGGCCAGCATGCCCACCCAGCCCAGCCAGAAGAGGATGAGCAGTACCCAGCGGGTCCTCACCcatctaaaaaacaaaattctCTTTTGGTGACATTCCAGTTTTTAGTCAACTTTCCCAGCAGCTCTTACCCTGGAGTGCCAGCAACCTTCATGAGTTCTTCTTTGGACAGGCCCGTGAACGCCTCTTCTGTCGGAATCTTCACCTTGACGCTGCCATTTTTCTCACCGCTGACCGACTGCCCGTCGGCGGTCATGGGCTGCTTCTCAGGGTCCAGCTCGTTGAGTTCCACATCCTTCATGTCCACTTCAGCGGTCATCTTTATCCTACTCTGAAAACATTGAGGCAATTTGACTTTGTGACACCTTCAAGGGTCACAACAAACCAGCCTTGACACGAGTTGGGTTCAGCAGAGAAATACTATTTTAAGTTAGGAATGTTCAAATGCCACTTTAATGGCCTTTGGTGTAAGTATTGTAAATTGCGTGGAGTAAATGTTCCCTTTTGTAGCCATTGGAGCAAGTGTGGCGTTATAAAGATTTTCAAAATCCAATTGAAGAGCATATTGCGCTTTAGTCATGcttacaaatacaaatataatcaCTTTAAAAAAGGTCTTAAAagcaaatattatttttttaagacgcTATTTACTACTTTGAGGTTCTATTGTCGATAATACATCTGTACACCGCAGCCAACAGTATGATGTAATGGTCCGTACACGTTGCACGAGGCTAAATTGCTAGCTAGCGTGCTATCCAGCAAATagttgaatgaaaaaaatataccgttcttttgtgaaaaacacaaaatgggcAACCAGACAGCTGATTTAGAGTGCAGTTCGTCGATGATTAACCTTATCACCCTACTTtttacacattaaaaaaaaaagggaaaaaaacatggcGCAACCTAGAACGTCATCAACCAAAGCACATGTACGTTTGTAATGACGGGTTAGGGGAAAAACTGTAAAGAAAACGATTGTATTTACCTGCTTTGTGTAAATTCGGAATCCGTAGCTGCACTTGGCCGCTCCTTCCAGTCAGTTTGTAATCTGATTAGGAAAGCAGCTCTGTGTTTATGTAGCTGCCCTGCTGAGTTGAGAGCCCTCCTCCCgaatgggtgggtgggtggatgggtgtCGACTCTCTTCCTAGAAAACGACTTCAGACGACGCcctaaaaacaatttttaaaaaaaccatATTTCAGCTAAATAAAACTTCGATCGAATACCGTTGCCTGttcttgtttaattttgtgTTCTTTGCCTAAATTAGTGCAACCCGAAAAACTAGTTCGCTGTAAGAACAAAGCAATCGCTATGAAAACAAACCTCTGACGTAATCAAATACGTCATTTAAACGTGATTAAATCAGTAGTATCCACTATTCATGATTTATTCACCTCTTGATTGGAtcattgaagtttttttttgtcaagttcCAAATATTATGCAATATTATGCAAGTAATGTTACAAAAATAACTTTACACTGAGTCAAGCTTAGTTCTGGGAAAAGCttttaaagaaaagaaatgtcacGTAGCTCCTGTTGTGTATCCTTATCTTGATGGGAGTTGATTTGCGTCTTCTCCCAACAGACAACATCtttaatcagcaatattttaaAAGTGATTTTTGTTGATGAATAAAATCGGATGTGATGACGTAAGATGTTGTCTGTGCGTTATGCGACATAATATTTTGGGGACAAAGATGGAGAGCTTTTTGTACTATCAGCTCTGCAAAGATGTATTTAGACTTGTTTCGCCTTGTCGGCCGAGTCGAAGGGCCTCTCGATGGGCTCCAGTCAATTAAAATGGATGGAATGATGAGTTGTTTGTCCAAAACTTTGTTTCTGTGCCAGTGCATTGAAATATGCCACACGTTTAAAAGTATCCGTTACGTGGTACAAAATCATTGACGTCATCAATTAATCAATCACATCATTTCACTGTTAGAGTGTGGAAATCTTCAAACTTGATAAATCAACAGCAACGTGACGTATTCAAAATAACATCAAACGCATGTGACTTGGAGGgaagtcaaacacacacacaccgcctgTTGCTGTTTTTAACCGTTGAGCGTGTTTGCCTGCTCTTGGCCGCGTTTCTGTAACACAGCCGTTGGACCTAGCACATGCACAAAGCTCTCATCTCCTTTGCAGGGAGATAAAAGATATCAGGATGAGAATTGATGACCCAGGAAATGAGTTGGAGCTGGAGGAAATAGGGGAAAGGCCGCATACGTTGAATCAACATGTTTTGGAGTGAGCGCAGTTTCAAGCTATGTTTCGAATGAAGGCGACAGTTAATTATTTTCAGCAAAGATTTGCACGATAACACAAAAGCAATTTCTGGAGTGTGCCTGTGTACGAAGCAAGTCTGAAAGGCCAAGCGAAAGCACGTGACATGCAGGGCCTCACTCGAAATTCCTGTCTGATCTGAGGGGGTTTATTTTGTCTGAACAAGATGGaggttcacacacacacgcacatgcacgaaAACCGGTTTAGACTTGCCTCCCTTTTGAAGGTTGTGCATTCAAGTAATTGTCACAGGTCACGCTGACGCACACTTGAACTTTCCTTGCAACGTGGCTAGCATTCAAATTCCCAGAATACACCGTGCACACACCCGTTTAGGACTGCTATGGCATAAATGAGAGAAAGTCAAACTGTTACGTCATATTATTGCTTTATGGGCTTTCACTGATAACTCGCGGGTATGGTTGGTATACATTAACTTACCCCTTTTAATCatgagtgtgtatatatattacatCTGCCCGTGGATTTGTCGTagagcagagtggcgcagcggaagcgtgctgggcccataacccagaggtcgatggatcgaaaccatcctctgctatctacatttttttttcacctaaTCGCCTACAAATTAGAATTCTTTCCGCCGTtttatgtagtttttttttttttttaaatcaa comes from Syngnathus typhle isolate RoL2023-S1 ecotype Sweden unplaced genomic scaffold, RoL_Styp_1.0 HiC_scaffold_127, whole genome shotgun sequence and encodes:
- the slc3a2a gene encoding solute carrier family 3 member 2a isoform X2; the encoded protein is MTAEVDMKDVELNELDPEKQPMTADGQSVSGEKNGSVKVKIPTEEAFTGLSKEELMKVAGTPGWVRTRWVLLILFWLGWVGMLAGAIAIIVKAPRCKPIPEMNWWNQGPLYQISDVEAFSEGLAGIEQKLDSVNQLKVKALVLGPFHTVQADQPSTLNLKQIDPTQGSEKDLIAVLEKARKKGISVVLDLTPNYPGASPWFGTSDINNVLDRVQEAAEYWLKLGVDGIKIADLATASNAGDLSQLLAVVKGNDTDGDAEKKMLMGVAQGVSAAELSQLVNTTGADLVLSDLLSAKSQGGERINALNILHADQRSLAWGLGAAQGDQLSKRAVSQALIRLYQLLLFTMPGTPVFSYGDEIGLQMDGEKSPKMVWNLEEDPAAEGAPGNETAEAQRKEYVGVRKWFRSLSDLRGKERSLLYGDYYTLQSSVSSLAFLRLWDQSERYITAVNWGNASETLQLALAPTEKVELPKMATVKMSTDPEMETDSTVDLDKLTLGPGQGVLLQFPYNG
- the slc3a2a gene encoding solute carrier family 3 member 2a isoform X1; the encoded protein is MTAEVDMKDVELNELDPEKQPMTADGQSVSGEKNGSVKVKIPTEEAFTGLSKEELMKVAGTPGWVRTRWVLLILFWLGWVGMLAGAIAIIVKAPRCKPIPEMNWWNQGPLYQISDVEAFSEGLAGIEQKLDSVNQLKVKALVLGPFHTVQADQPSTLNLKQIDPTQGSEKDLIAVLEKARKKGISVVLDLTPNYPGASPWFGTSDINNVLDRVQEAAEYWLKLGVDGIKIADLATASNAGDLSQLLAVVKGNDTDGDAEKKMLMGVAQGVSAAELSQLVNTTGADLVLSDLLSAKSQGGERINALNILHADQRSLAWGLGAAQGDQLSKRAVSQALIRLYQLLLFTMPGTPVFSYGDEIGLQMDGEKSPKMVWNLEEDPAAEGAPGNETAEAQRKEYVGVRKWFRSLSDLRGKERSLLYGDYYTLQSSVSSLAFLRLWDQSERYITAVNWGNASETLQLALAPTAEKVELPKMATVKMSTDPEMETDSTVDLDKLTLGPGQGVLLQFPYNG